The Raphanus sativus cultivar WK10039 chromosome 2, ASM80110v3, whole genome shotgun sequence DNA segment CCTGGtccgtcttcttcctcctcgtcGTCGGCGTTCCGATCATCTCCCACTTCGTCCTCGTATGCTCCGACTGCGATTTCCACCACCGACGCCCCTACGACGCCGTGGTTCAGCTTTCTCTCTCGATTTTCGCAGGAATCTCGTTCGTTAGCCTCTCCTATTGGTCCAGGAAGTTCGGGATGAGACGGTTCTTGTTCCTCGACAAGTTGTGGGATATTAGCGACAAGGTTCGGATCGAATACGAAGCTGAGATTCAGGTAAagttagttttgttttttcttttaatttgttaaaatcattaaaatcgtTCTGGATCGAAATATTAGAGAGGATGATATTACAAAGGCTACCTAATAGTTCcaaaagaaaacagaagaagaagctttacCAAACGATGTTATTGATGTGATAGGAAGCTAGAAACTGACATATATTTACTAGTTATTAATTTCCAGTCTCGTTTTTCATTGCAGAACATAGTAAATCCAACAATCATTTTTCacttatttttgaattttttcaacatttcagttttttttttttgaatcttcatgttttaatttaaaataaaccattCAAAGCTGCGAATCTTTTGATGTATATCGTTCAAAAAAGGttgaaattatttgaaaatgattcataaaatatctaaacaatcATATTTCTTGTGGCcgacaaaattttgttttttttttatttcttgttgaAGCGTCACgcttcattttcttcttctcttttcgtagattacaaaaaaaaaaaagaatcttaagaaaaagtaaaaataaatccGACCTGCCGGAATCGAACCAGCGACCTAAAGATTTGCTGTCACAGACTACAGTCttccgctctaccaactgagctaaggtcGGATGTTGTTTAGTAAGGTTTTAGtctaattaaattttgtttcctcTGTTTGTTCTATGATTAACAGAGATCAAAGAAACGGCTAATGATCTTCGTCCTCCCATCACTAACACTCGAAGCAACCTACAGAATCTGGTGGTACGTCTCCGGCTCCAACCAGATTCCTTACCTCATCAACCCTCTTCTAAGCAACGTCGTCGCATGCACTCTCCAGCTCTCTTCTTGGCTTTACCGTAACGCCATCTTCATCACCGTCTGCATCCTCTACCAGATCACATGTCACCTCCAGACTCTCCGTCTCAACGACTTCGCACGCTGCTTCGCCTCTGAGATCACCGACGTCGGCTCAGCACTCGCCGAGCACCAAAAGATCCGTCGTAATCTGAGGATTGTTAGCCATCGTTTCAGGAGATTCATTCTCTTGTCTTTGATTCTCGTCACCGGTACTCAGTTCATGGCGTTGCTTACCACCACGAGAGCTAGTGTTGCTGTTAATATCTACGAAGTTGGGGAGCTTGCGGTAAGAGTTCTTTTAAGAACATTACAAGATGATTTATAAATGTTTGGATTAATTAGTACTAATcaaatgtgtgtgtttttattaCAGTTATGTTCGTTGAGTTTGGTTACGGGAGTATTCATATGTTTGAGAAGTGCAACGAAGATAACTCACAAAGCTCAATCTGTAACAAGCCTTGCAGCTAAATGGAACGTGTGCGCCACGGTAGACTCGTTTGAGAACCTTCATGATGGAGAAACTCCTACAGCTTCAAATGTTGAGTCACAGATTTCAACATGTAGGAATGAGATGGATTTATCTGATGATGAGGAAGGAGAAGGAGACGATGAACTTGACAATACCAAGATACATCCTATCTACGCCAATACCATTTCTTATCAAAAACGTCAAGCTCTTggtaagatattttttttttctggttaaaAAACACTTAGCAAAACTACGAAACTGAATACTTGATGATTGTTCCGTTTTGCAGTGACGTATCTAGAGAACAACAGAGCTGGGATCACAGTGTATGGATTCCTTGTGGATAGATCATGGCTGCATACCATTTTCGGCATTGAACTTGCTCTTCTTCTATGGTTGCTCAATAAAACAATcggtatgtatatatatattgtcttaGGAGTCCAACTTCTCTTGTTTTAAACATAATCTTCTCATGGCATTCTTTTTgtaactctctctttttctttttctctacaGTGAACATACCATGAATAAGGTATTtgagaaaacataataaattataGGAGTGGATTGTTTTTTGGCATGTTGTATTCTCTAGAAGAGATGacgacaaagaagaagaagggtagACATTGTTTCGCGGTGGCGATGATATGTTATCTCCCTTCCTTCGGTTTTGTTTAATTACAAAGACGGAGTTGTGACAGAGTATTTTTGGGTTCAGTATACAAACACATGTACGtgattctaaaatatatatgtatcaatTCTGTATagatgtttgatttgtttttgagTTTAACTAAGACATGTATGATGTATCGACTTTTAAGTTACTAGCTCTGATATGTATGCTTTGCAGTATAGAGTGATGAATAAAACATGGCATTTTGTAGCATTACACCGTATACAATCCATGACTAGGTGTTTcacagatttttttaaaaagaaaacaggaTTAAAAAGTCAATACAGCTTTGTAATAAGATTTCAAGGGAAAAGTCATTTTTATATTAAGATCTCAATCAATCATAttagttaattaaataataacaagTGAGCTGGGCTAGAAGAGTCGCAACACTCTTGACTAAATACAAACTGAGGAATCATACTTCGAATAGTAAATGGAgcataatatttatttaagcATTTACAATTGGGATCGTTATGTACACAAAGTCGCAGACAAACATAAACCTCATCCAAGAGGAAACAAGAACAGCTAATATGGTCATGGCAAGAGACAAAGCCCATCTGGTTTCCTTTTTAAACCAACATGGGCCCAGCTCTCATTCCTTTAGTTCTCGTGAGCCTAACTCTTAATTAAGCATTCAAATATGGGGGCAAAAAGAAAGCATTACACACATTTTGGTTTCAGACAGGGATGACATCAGCGTTTTGATTATCTTCGCAGGTGATGATTAGACCATCTGCGTAGGTCGGGAGGAGGCAGCGCCACCACCGGCAGCCACTTGAGACAGCTTCTGTAGGAGGGACTATCATCAGAACGTTGTCGTGTCTTCTCACCATTCCCATCACGCTCACCGTGCTTCCTTCTTTTATGTATCTGATCATCACACCACACAATAACTTAATGATTTAAATCCTTCATAGGGTTTTTCACTCTTTCATTGCAGATGTGAAACACATTGAGCTTTACGAGCAGCCAAAAAGAACGGTGACTTTTAGGGGTCTCACTAACTTTAGTCCTAATTCAAACTTATCAAAcaaagttaacagattttcttCACACAGCACATGCTTCATcacaacatattttttttccatGCTTAAGACTTTTaatgtggaaaaaaaaaatccataggTACTAGTCAAAGTAAACGCCTACATACCCTTCTTTGAGACGCATGACACGGTTATCAGCAGAGAGGTTGCGATCCGACAGCCACTTAAGGAAGCTGGGAGACAAGTCTTTGTTCTGAGCCGTTACATCAGCCACTGTCGCCGGTTTGACAAAAGGAGAAACCTTTGCTCCATATCCTGCTTTTACTAGCGCTCTCAATCCAGATTGAAAATCTGATATGTAAAAATCCGAAACAtatttctgcaaaaaaaaaatagaacataaATAAACCAAACCACATCAAACTTGACTAGTCACTTGGGACAAAGATCATATAGTTCTTGTCAGGAAACCAACCTCTGCATGTCTAGAGCCCCAAGAAAAGCATCGATGTTTTGAATTTGCGGATCTCCCACCAAGACCTTTGTACTCATACAACTCCGTGGAAACATAGACGCATCTCGGTGTTCTTTGGTACGAAGACTCCAGAGGAATGCTTCCACATGTTACAACCTTACAGACACAAACACAAATTTTCAGTAAGATCCATACCAAACGACAAAAAGGATATTCACATTCTAATTACCAAacttaaaactatttaaaaaagaacaaaactaataagagatctTTTGACATACCCCAGTAACTTTGACAAACTGTCCATCAATGGCGCCTCTAAGCTCAGCATCTGGATACTTCTTTATGAAACTCAACAACCCTTTCCTTCCCCAAACGCAGTTCCAAACCAAAACCACAACGGCCGGAACCACCGCCGCTAAAACCGCCGCAATCACCACCGGTTTCTTAACCGCCACGGTCAGAAACGCCCCCACGAGCAACCCCATCGCTGCCACAATCATCACCGCCCAGACAACCGTCTTCGGTACCttaaacccgacccgaaccggGTCCGTGCTCAGACTCGTCACCGACGACCCGTACTTCGCCTTGCTCGACCCCAGGTTACTGACTTGGCGATCCAGCTGACCCGACCGTCTCGACCCGGACCCGACGGGACCGGAGCCGCCGAGCGAACCGGACGTTATCAAACCGGTGGGCTGAAGCTGAGAAAGCGGACCCGAAGACTTCTTGACGGATCCGGAGTTGGGTCTGGATCCACTGTTGGGGTTCGAAGAGGAACCGGAGACACGTGGCGGCGCCGCCTGCTGTCTCGAGTTCCCGCCACTACTGTTACCGCCGACGATGagaggcggcggaggaggtccTTGGGGGTGGTCGAGGACGGAGATGTCGAACATCCTCCCGAGCTCGCCGGATTTCTTGATGTCGCCTCCGGTGTAAGGCATGGCACGAGCCGCCATTGTCGGTGGCCGTGGTTCTTTGGGCTGCTCGAGCTTTCCCGAGACGTAGAGTCCATTTGGTAGCTGGTGTGATTGGATCCGACCCGCCAtttttctagagagagagaaagtagctGAATCTAAAAGCAGAGAACTTTACTCTTTTTGAGTGCttcagaagagagagagaaagaaggaaGACGAAAGATGTTAAATGACGAGAAGGGTATtctgaaaatttatatattacgaTTTTGCCACTGAGTTCTTAAACTGGGCGATTGCGTCTTCTTAGAAGTAGACAACTGTTAGTTAGAGTAAGAGAGGTTTAGTTTTCTGATTGGTTCATTTGTAACAGTATTTCCTACAATCGTTGGCGCCTCTTTTTTCAATTTTACGCTATTTCTACCCATGTTTCCAAAGTTTGCGATATGACCCTTTTTATCTGTTTTTCAACATAAATCCTCcctagtttttgattttagagcgaataaaaatatatgagaCTATCAAATCAGCTTTTTGTTGATTTCTTAGgtcttacatatatttatagaaatgtcGTCGTCACcta contains these protein-coding regions:
- the LOC108843680 gene encoding uncharacterized membrane protein At1g16860, whose translation is MAGRIQSHQLPNGLYVSGKLEQPKEPRPPTMAARAMPYTGGDIKKSGELGRMFDISVLDHPQGPPPPPLIVGGNSSGGNSRQQAAPPRVSGSSSNPNSGSRPNSGSVKKSSGPLSQLQPTGLITSGSLGGSGPVGSGSRRSGQLDRQVSNLGSSKAKYGSSVTSLSTDPVRVGFKVPKTVVWAVMIVAAMGLLVGAFLTVAVKKPVVIAAVLAAVVPAVVVLVWNCVWGRKGLLSFIKKYPDAELRGAIDGQFVKVTGVVTCGSIPLESSYQRTPRCVYVSTELYEYKGLGGRSANSKHRCFSWGSRHAEKYVSDFYISDFQSGLRALVKAGYGAKVSPFVKPATVADVTAQNKDLSPSFLKWLSDRNLSADNRVMRLKEGYIKEGSTVSVMGMVRRHDNVLMIVPPTEAVSSGCRWWRCLLPTYADGLIITCEDNQNADVIPV
- the LOC108820239 gene encoding uncharacterized protein LOC108820239, whose amino-acid sequence is MEKPSSEQGSREHLLHPEFPASRFPFLSIVLWFDQSNNRGTALLSWSVFFLLVVGVPIISHFVLVCSDCDFHHRRPYDAVVQLSLSIFAGISFVSLSYWSRKFGMRRFLFLDKLWDISDKVRIEYEAEIQRSKKRLMIFVLPSLTLEATYRIWWYVSGSNQIPYLINPLLSNVVACTLQLSSWLYRNAIFITVCILYQITCHLQTLRLNDFARCFASEITDVGSALAEHQKIRRNLRIVSHRFRRFILLSLILVTGTQFMALLTTTRASVAVNIYEVGELALCSLSLVTGVFICLRSATKITHKAQSVTSLAAKWNVCATVDSFENLHDGETPTASNVESQISTCRNEMDLSDDEEGEGDDELDNTKIHPIYANTISYQKRQALVTYLENNRAGITVYGFLVDRSWLHTIFGIELALLLWLLNKTIVNIP